TATGAACTCAGCTGGATTACATCCCGAACTGGTAAAACAGCGCGACTCATCCCTGACGCACAGACCCGACGTCTGTCTTTCACTTTTATTGATCCATTAATTTATCCTCTGTGAATTTACAAGCACAGAATATGCGAAGGGTTGGGAGGAGGTCAGCGATGGAGACGGGGAGATGACATGGCCAGCGATGGAGGGTATATAAGTCCAAGACAGAAACAGGATGGACACATTGAGACGAGACCCTCCCGGCTAAAGTCGCGGAAGAAAGAGAGTTTGCGTGTGTCTGTACGTGTCGGCATGATGTGTAAACTCTTTCTGTCCTTCGCTTTGCTTCTCACCATCATCGAACCTCTGCTGGGGCATCCGCTGATCCATTCGGCAGAGATGACCTACGCCAGGCCTGGtaagtgctctctctctctctctcacacacacacacagattcaaCAAGaagtatattttcaatattttaaataaatggctTAATAAGATGGAATCAGCCTGCTTGCATTTATGatttatcaaacgattaatcgcgattagttgcatccaaaataaaagtttttgtttacataatatgtgcatactgtgtaatatatatatatatatatatatatatacatacacatacacatacacacacacgcatgtatctattttgaaaatatttacgtttacatgcatatgtatattcatataatttatatttataagtgtttttataaacaaaatttttcttaaatatatacatgcatgtgtatatttatatatacaaaatatacacagtacacacacatatattatgtaaacaaaaatttctgaatgcgattaatcatgattaataatttgacagcactaattaagatataaaaatgaatacaccATCCTTATAAATCTAAAGTATCACATCAGGTACAAAAAACTTGATATGGGAACAGTGGTATTGTACGTCATGTTCACCTGTAGTTCTTGTAGAAGAGGAGCAGATGGTCAGTCCAGAAGACCTGAGTTACTCGGAGCAAGCGTATCTGTCCCAGGGCGGCGTGGGATTCGGTTACCCGTCCCTCATCACTGGAGACATCAGCAGTGATGGTGAGCTGGTCCAATCTTAGTAAGAtaatattatcattttttttttaatatttttaattattttatatttttgaatttaGTTTGGAGtagttttatttcaagttttagttagtttagtAAATCTAACTAgcaggaataaaataaatttaaggctatatatatatatatatatatatatattccatggtctgtctgaatcaTACCGGTCAACATTTGGGTACCAAAATCCGGGAGACCCTCACAGGGGTGGGGGGTACACTGaagtacatacataataaataattattaataaaaataaaaagaataattaatgtttaattaataaataaatattagaattgttttatatattttcttacaCTGTTGCACCAATTATAAGTTATTtagaataatttataatttaatgatacataaatcattatttatcctaaattaatcatttatacaaattatttataattcataatgtaaagtatttgtaatattataattatataataatataattattaaaaataattataaattgtaaattaTAGTAACAGATGGGACTGATATCAGCACAGCTGCTGGATGTAACTCACTCTCACCTGGTCTTGTTCTTCTTCGTCTCCCTCTCAGGTCTCAGAACAGCTGGATTTGTCCCGAATAAAGCTGCAAAAGAAGTGAGTGGTTTAATGAAACCCATGACATCTTGCAACATTATATCAACAGACAGAGATGAaggtttatttaaacatacTGACTCATATGTTTGTCGTTCAGGTGTTGCTGGAAAAGCCGTTGTTGAGCCGTTTCCTGGGCAGCAGGAAGCAGTACCGCAAACGAGGCAGCAACACAGAGTGTTTCTGGAAATACTGTGTCTGAAACATCCCACGAGAACACTCATGCGCTTAAATTTCAACACTCGTGCACAAACTCTGTGGGCCTGATGCActaaatttgcaaaaaatatgtttaagttTGTAGGAAAAATAGTGGATAATTTATTTGTACATACCTGTACAAGCTTTAAGCTTTgatgtaaataaagtaaatatatttaaaagagttGTAAGTTATTTGTGTGCTTATTACTTTGTCAAAATACGAAAGAAAATACTGAGAAATTTGAggatcacatttaaaaaacaacaacagtttaAGTCATTGTggtgttttattcatatttatcatGTGGTGTCAAAATATTTCCCTGAATTTGACACAAaatggcttcttttttttctttttttttatacagtttgttgtattttgcacctttttttcataaaatacattggaccaatatttacatttctctctaaaaactgtacaaaaattACTCTTTGATCACAAAACTGTACAAATCATAGGTTTTCTGTCGGGTGGGACTGACGGGTCAGTAATTTGGGCCTCTGGCAGCTCTCTGCAACAACCTAAAAAGCAGAAAGGAACAACGTGTAATCTGAATACAGGAACACCACAGGAAATGTGCTCACAAAGACACGTCGtccctgacacacacacacacacacacacccaaccCACCCCTTTCTGAACACAAcagatcaataaataaaaaaagacaaaataacagaaaatgaGGTTTGGTGAAAATTGTACTGTAAATGGCAGTGTGTCTTTTTTTGGGTACTTTAtgaagttttaaatatttacactctcagaaataaaggtacataTACTAATATATACTTTTGAGGTACTAATATGGACCCTGTAGTGGTAAATAAGATACAAAGGTGTACCTTTTAAAGGGtattgtaccttttttctgagagtgtttaGGTCACAATTCAACAGAAATatcagaaaatataataataataataataatatataaaaatacatttttatattttaaataataattttattattattattattattactattattgcatatataaaaataatttaatgcattgctatttttgcattttcacaATTAATCAGATTTTTCTCCCAAATTCACACAACGAAAATAAATGCTTCTAAAAtggtcataatttttttaatgtaaattttatatatctttttttcattttgtagtGAAATGTGACCCAGTTATAAGTTCAGCTATCAACCCAACATACACAAGAGAAAAATGTCTGCATATTCCAATTACACCATTACTTTAGTTTTATACCATAGTAAGACATTCCTTGACATCGTTCAGTCACATGTACAGTGGAAGAAACATTTGAaactgagaaaagaaaaatgaacaaacacacTGACGGAAAAACTAATTTAAGGCCTCATACAAATGATCCGCATTGGATGAGCTCAATAAAGAATGAAGATCTTTGTGCTCTGTACCAAATATCATTCATTTCCATTCGTAGATGCTTTTAGTTTATGGCGGTGAGTACTTATGTTCTTTAGTAACTGCATAGGATGTTGCAGCATTGTGGGACATTTATACGCATTTATATCTGCGCAAGTGGTCAGGAAACTCATTACAGGTACTTCTGGGTGATCATGAACCCTCCTGAGCCTACAAGATTCAGTAGAGGACACattattaattaacaaaaaaaaaacattcgggcaacagtttaaaaaaatacgaCCTACACTGGTGACATTACTACCAAATTATAGTCTGATATTCACAGTTGTTTGGGTCCATGGACTGTAACGGAGAACAGCAGAGAGAAATGCATGGTCATGTGATGACCGCCGCTCACTGTCCTTCTCCTGCAAGTGTCCAAACTCACGCTGATGTGGTCTGATTGAGTGCAAAGGGCTCGCCTCGTTTCGTGACTTCGGGAGGAAATATGAGACACTGGCACGCGGATGCGGGCGTCTGTCTCTTCCCACGATTCCCAGCTGAGAGCAGAAGAATCACCGAGTCCCAGAAGGCCAGAGGTCCAGCAGGGCCTGCGGTCAGGTGTCGGTGTTGGGTCTGGCATCGTGAGACGGACAGGAGCTGTCAGGAGTCGGAGGGTTTGGAGAGTCAGTCTGAAGATTCAGTTCCTTGCCCAGTTCCATGGTGGTAAAACTCACacactaaaaaaagaaataaatatattagatCATGATGAAACACAATGAAGATAGCAGTCGAATGATgcaaagcagcatattagactgatttctgaaggatcatgtgacaccgaagcctggagtaatgatgctgaaaattcaggaatgaattacattttaaaatagttattttacaCTGGGGAGTTCTTACAAAAaccttaccgaccccaaacttagTGGAAATGATTAATATAGCAGGAATAGTAGACCCTCAGTGGTCTTTTTGACTGGATCCAACAACTGGTAATGATTTAAACAAATCatatattttgatgaatatCTATCAAGTTAATCATAGAAAAATAAGGTAGTTTAAGGTGTCCAATGTTACATGTACTTggtattataataacaataaattatgcataattacatgcaagtaaccctaaaccaaaccctaatcctaaccctacccatacagtaagtacatgtagttaattaatattactctgtACTTAAATGtagaattacactgtaacaatgaCCAAAGTGTagccaaaaatatttgtaattatgaatttatttttatatatttttatacattttcatattttgcacattcatttatttaacatgtaatttggacatattaaaaatgttgttaaagggatactccaagcccaaaatgaaaattttgtcattaatcacttcccccatgtcgttccaaacccgtaaaagcttcgttcgtcttcagaacacaatttaagatattttagatgaaaaccgggaggcttgtgaccgtcccattgactgccaagtaaattacattgtcaaggtccataaaagtatgaaaagcatcgtcagaatactccatctgccatcagtggttcaagcGTAACATTATGAagtgacgagaatactttttatgagcaaacaaaacaaaacaacaactttattcaacaatttgtctcctctgcATCAGCGtcgcgccattttggagaatatccgctggatgCAAAatgcgtacgctgttctgtgtcagccgcgccACAAGGATACGTCTTCTACgtttgtttacgctttgattcaaatgaaaacagcgTATCCGGTATGCGGCTGACACACAAGAACTTATGCTGCTTgtgttttcatccaaaatatcttacaTTGTGTTGTGAAGACtaacaaagcttttatgggtttggaacgacatgggggggGGTATCCCTTTAACAGAATTGCAAACcagatattaaataaatgtaaaataaaacacacaaggtCCTGATGAGCAGGAGTATTACAGTTAACTAAATCCATACACTTTTTaacttgaaattaaaatatttttacttgaaataaaataaaatatattcagctAGTTTTCAAAGCAATATCTAGcctaacttgatgtactaaaataactaaaactataataaaaattaataaaaaacagacatataaaactaataaattaacaactaagaaaaaacaaaaaaaaaaacaaaaacaaaattataaaaactaaatcttaaaatgcaaaattactaatactaatatatatatatatatatatatatatatatatatatatatatatatatatatatatatatatatatatatatatatatatatatatatatatatatatattagtggtgggcatagattaattttttaaatctagattaatctcactgtaatcttggaattaatctagattaaaatggctcatttgaattctgccaagtagatcagaataagtttactactagtagtaaacaactagcagtcatcaagaatttaatattgataataacattgaagacattgtatgattattccttaaagataaggttttaatagttttagtagtagtagcctattacgttctgcccaatgtcttcaagtgaaaccgaacttttattttgacgggttgccgtgaggatagtttttctcaaatgaaacgctcgaatgctcatgaagtgactctcagagcagttctggagatgttgttcatgtatttatgtcctcatttagtgagacgacagacgttatcgccgcaagcgtcacgcgggcttctctatgagtagtgaacaaacccgtacGTGCGTCtgtgccatacattaacacagaagcacacagaagtcatatttaaatagacgttttgctgcttaatatttacaaataggagtgggagtgtgcgcttacgtttgtttgtgtgtgtgtgtgtgtgtgtgtgtgtgtgcgaaccggggcggaactccgctgtgcgcgtgatacagagagcgcgatcatgtaacgtagagacagaaatgacttgccgatttccattgggaagcttcttaaaataaattttcctgaagcaaacccgcggcttcatagctgcatccatgttagcacgcatacacacaggttcaagactgctcgccccctacagtgcaattcggctaggtatacatccgctaaAATATCAGGGTGAAAGTct
The Onychostoma macrolepis isolate SWU-2019 chromosome 11, ASM1243209v1, whole genome shotgun sequence genome window above contains:
- the uts2b gene encoding prepro-urotensin II-beta isoform X2, giving the protein MASDGGYISPRQKQDGHIETRPSRLKSRKKESLRVSVRVGMMCKLFLSFALLLTIIEPLLGHPLIHSAEMTYARPEEEQMVSPEDLSYSEQAYLSQGGVGFGYPSLITGDISSDGLRTAGFVPNKAAKEVLLEKPLLSRFLGSRKQYRKRGSNTECFWKYCV
- the uts2b gene encoding prepro-urotensin II-beta isoform X1; amino-acid sequence: MASDGGYISPRQKQDGHIETRPSRLKSRKKESLRVSVRVGMMCKLFLSFALLLTIIEPLLGHPLIHSAEMTYARPVLVEEEQMVSPEDLSYSEQAYLSQGGVGFGYPSLITGDISSDGLRTAGFVPNKAAKEVLLEKPLLSRFLGSRKQYRKRGSNTECFWKYCV